One region of Candidatus Brocadia sp. genomic DNA includes:
- a CDS encoding rubrerythrin: MNIYDYAMQMEKDGENYYHDSAQKINNSGIKKILYLLADAEVKHYDILQKMKNSETIQMLDTEILSNVKNIFAKMKEENDIVGVNISQIGLYKKAQEIEKKSQIFYLEKAGEVNNPSQKEIFLKIADEEKKHYFILENILDFVSRPQNWLENAEWYHLEEY, translated from the coding sequence ATGAATATCTATGACTATGCAATGCAGATGGAAAAAGACGGTGAGAACTATTACCATGATTCAGCCCAAAAGATCAACAACTCAGGAATTAAAAAAATATTATATCTCCTGGCAGATGCCGAAGTAAAACATTACGATATCTTACAGAAGATGAAAAACAGCGAAACAATTCAAATGCTTGATACAGAGATATTATCAAACGTAAAAAATATTTTTGCAAAGATGAAAGAAGAGAATGATATAGTTGGTGTAAATATCTCGCAAATTGGACTATATAAAAAGGCACAGGAAATTGAGAAAAAAAGCCAGATATTTTATTTAGAAAAGGCCGGTGAAGTAAATAATCCATCTCAAAAGGAGATATTCTTGAAGATAGCGGATGAAGAAAAGAAACATTATTTTATATTGGAAAATATACTTGACTTTGTTTCACGTCCACAAAACTGGCTTGAAAATGCAGAGTGGTATCATTTAGAAGAATATTAG
- a CDS encoding NAD(P)-dependent glycerol-3-phosphate dehydrogenase, translating to MTSKSFIKKITVVGNGGWGTTLAILLHKKGYAITLWGADASYVDYLREKKENVKFLKGIPIPEGIYITSDISNKLMNAELIVSATPTPYLRSVLTKFKGIFVPGIPIVSVTKGIENDTLMRPSEIITNVLGKQPISLLLGPSHAEEVARGLPTTIVASSIDGNLARVVQEVFTTERFRVYTNPDMIGVELGAAMKNVIAIAAGICDGLKFGDNSKAALISRGLAEISRLGIAMGAQRCTFSGLTGLGDLITTCISPYGRNRWVGEQIGKGKKLQEILEKMEQIAEGVWTTKSVMTLSDKFKVEMPITREIYSVLFTDKNPLEAVSNLMMRAPRSEMEELI from the coding sequence ATGACTTCGAAATCATTCATTAAAAAAATAACGGTTGTTGGCAACGGTGGATGGGGAACCACGCTTGCCATCCTGTTACATAAAAAGGGCTATGCAATTACCCTGTGGGGTGCCGATGCATCATACGTAGATTATCTGCGTGAAAAAAAAGAAAACGTTAAATTTTTAAAAGGTATTCCAATTCCTGAAGGAATATACATAACCTCAGATATCTCAAATAAGTTAATGAATGCAGAACTCATTGTATCTGCTACACCCACCCCTTACCTGCGCTCTGTGCTCACAAAATTTAAAGGCATCTTTGTTCCTGGCATACCAATCGTCAGCGTTACAAAAGGAATTGAAAATGACACACTCATGAGACCCAGCGAGATTATTACAAACGTGCTGGGGAAGCAACCCATCTCTTTGCTTCTGGGTCCAAGTCATGCGGAAGAGGTCGCGCGAGGACTACCCACGACCATCGTTGCATCATCAATAGATGGTAATTTGGCACGAGTCGTTCAAGAAGTTTTCACCACGGAGAGGTTCAGGGTCTACACAAACCCTGATATGATCGGTGTTGAGTTGGGCGCAGCTATGAAAAATGTGATCGCTATAGCCGCGGGCATATGTGACGGCCTGAAATTTGGTGATAATTCGAAGGCAGCCCTTATTTCGCGCGGATTGGCAGAAATCAGCCGTCTCGGTATTGCAATGGGGGCACAGAGATGCACTTTTTCTGGCCTTACAGGGCTGGGCGACTTAATAACAACGTGTATCAGTCCTTACGGACGAAACCGGTGGGTTGGCGAGCAGATTGGGAAAGGGAAAAAATTGCAGGAAATTCTGGAGAAAATGGAACAAATTGCAGAAGGCGTCTGGACTACAAAATCCGTTATGACCCTTTCGGATAAATTTAAGGTAGAAATGCCCATCACGAGAGAAATCTACTCAGTGCTCTTTACCGACAAAAATCCCTTAGAGGCGGTGAGTAACCTTATGATGCGCGCTCCCAGATCAGAGATGGAAGAATTGATCTGA
- a CDS encoding serine hydroxymethyltransferase, giving the protein MITLKNDDPEVWQAIQEESERQQNTIDLIASENICSPAVQEAQGSSMTNKYAEGYSGKRWYAGCGNVDTVEMLAIERAKKIFGAEYANVQPHAGSQANMAVCFAVLKPGDRILGMDLSHGGHLTHGFKKNFSGMLYEITHYGVKKETGYIDYDELRDIALKTKPHMIIAGASAYPRILDFPRFRKIADEVGAYFMADIAHIAGLVAGGVHPNPVPYADFVTTTTHKTLRGPRGGLILCKAKYAKQVDSVVFPGIQGGPFMHIIAAKAVAFKEAMTEEFKQCQRQTVQNAKAMAQEFVKRGYNIVSGGTDNHLFLIDLRNKGITGKEAQMLLETVDIILNRNTIPFDERGANEPSGIRIGTPTVASRGMKEAEVIKIAECIDKVLSQPNDTKVKDAVRKTVKDLCSAYPLYSEVEAYQVAK; this is encoded by the coding sequence ATGATTACGTTAAAAAATGACGACCCAGAAGTATGGCAGGCCATACAAGAGGAATCAGAAAGGCAACAAAATACTATTGACCTGATTGCATCTGAAAACATTTGCAGTCCTGCAGTACAGGAAGCCCAGGGGTCTTCCATGACCAATAAATATGCCGAAGGTTATTCAGGAAAACGATGGTATGCCGGTTGTGGAAATGTAGATACCGTAGAAATGCTGGCAATTGAACGGGCAAAAAAAATCTTTGGGGCGGAATATGCCAATGTTCAGCCACACGCAGGTTCACAGGCCAATATGGCTGTTTGCTTTGCAGTGCTAAAACCAGGAGACCGTATTTTAGGTATGGATTTGTCCCACGGTGGACACCTTACCCACGGATTTAAAAAGAACTTCTCGGGAATGCTGTATGAGATTACCCACTATGGTGTAAAAAAAGAAACTGGATATATAGATTACGACGAATTACGTGACATTGCTCTTAAAACGAAACCCCATATGATCATCGCTGGTGCAAGTGCATACCCCAGGATACTCGACTTCCCACGATTCAGAAAAATTGCAGATGAGGTTGGAGCGTACTTTATGGCAGATATTGCCCATATCGCCGGACTTGTTGCCGGCGGTGTACATCCTAATCCGGTTCCCTATGCGGATTTTGTTACCACGACAACTCATAAGACACTGCGAGGACCCAGAGGCGGTTTGATCTTATGCAAAGCAAAGTATGCAAAACAGGTTGACTCAGTGGTTTTCCCAGGAATTCAGGGTGGTCCTTTCATGCACATCATTGCGGCAAAAGCAGTTGCATTTAAAGAGGCAATGACTGAGGAATTCAAACAATGTCAACGACAAACGGTACAAAATGCAAAGGCAATGGCTCAGGAATTTGTTAAAAGGGGTTATAACATCGTATCGGGTGGGACAGACAACCATCTTTTCCTGATCGACTTACGCAACAAGGGTATTACGGGAAAAGAGGCTCAAATGTTGTTGGAGACAGTAGATATCATCCTGAATAGAAATACGATTCCTTTTGATGAAAGGGGCGCAAACGAACCGAGTGGTATCCGTATTGGAACACCCACGGTAGCTTCAAGGGGTATGAAAGAAGCTGAGGTCATTAAAATAGCAGAGTGTATTGACAAAGTACTTTCGCAACCAAACGATACTAAAGTTAAAGATGCCGTTCGGAAAACGGTGAAAGACCTCTGTTCCGCATACCCATTATATTCTGAAGTTGAGGCATATCAGGTTGCAAAATAG
- the prfB gene encoding peptide chain release factor 2 (programmed frameshift), whose product MISNIEKELTPLRERLLHLRDSLDLENKEKELSILEEQFSSPTFWEKKDKAQQTIRKLKSLKGIILPLHELQKTLDDIECLSMLAEEEQDEQAEAEVVKDIKSFTQKLEKFELRTMLGEPHDHCSAYLSIYAGAGGTESCDWVSMLFRMYSRWVERSGYTLSLIDVLPGEEAGIKRITALIKGDYVYGYLKSEIGVHRLVRISPFDANARRHTSFAAVDVLPEIEEEEEVEINENELRVDTYRASGAGGQHVNKTSSAVRITHIPTGIVVQCQSERSQHQNRRMALSMLKAKMYQIKEKEREKELSAAYDEKGEIAWGHQIRSYVLQPYSLVKDLRTGKETGNTQAVLDGEIDEFMEAYLKWRLVKTH is encoded by the exons ATGATCAGTAATATTGAAAAGGAATTAACCCCCCTTCGAGAGCGCTTACTCCACCTCAGGGACTCTCTT GACCTGGAGAATAAAGAAAAAGAGCTTTCAATATTAGAAGAACAATTCTCTTCACCAACCTTTTGGGAAAAGAAGGATAAGGCACAACAAACTATCAGAAAATTGAAATCACTCAAAGGGATTATCTTGCCTCTTCATGAATTACAAAAGACACTCGATGATATCGAGTGTTTATCTATGCTTGCGGAAGAAGAGCAAGATGAACAAGCGGAGGCTGAAGTCGTCAAAGACATTAAGTCCTTTACCCAAAAGCTCGAAAAATTTGAATTGCGTACAATGCTTGGCGAACCCCATGACCATTGCAGTGCTTACTTGAGTATTTATGCGGGAGCCGGTGGGACAGAGTCATGTGACTGGGTATCTATGTTATTCCGTATGTATAGCCGCTGGGTCGAAAGAAGTGGATATACACTTTCCCTCATTGACGTATTGCCTGGTGAAGAAGCTGGAATTAAAAGAATTACCGCACTCATAAAGGGTGACTATGTTTATGGGTATTTAAAGTCTGAAATCGGGGTGCATCGTTTGGTACGAATTTCTCCTTTTGATGCAAATGCACGGAGACACACGTCGTTTGCGGCAGTCGATGTACTGCCAGAGATTGAAGAGGAAGAAGAGGTTGAAATTAACGAAAATGAGTTGCGGGTGGATACCTACCGTGCATCCGGGGCTGGAGGTCAGCATGTAAACAAGACTTCATCGGCCGTTCGTATTACCCATATTCCCACGGGGATTGTTGTACAATGTCAGAGTGAACGTTCACAGCACCAGAATCGACGAATGGCCTTAAGTATGTTAAAAGCAAAAATGTATCAGATAAAAGAAAAAGAAAGAGAGAAAGAACTCTCTGCAGCTTATGACGAGAAGGGAGAAATTGCATGGGGTCATCAAATCCGATCCTATGTACTACAACCCTATTCACTCGTGAAAGATTTACGTACTGGTAAAGAAACAGGAAATACACAAGCTGTGCTGGATGGTGAAATTGATGAGTTTATGGAAGCGTATCTAAAATGGAGGTTGGTAAAAACTCATTAA
- the rsmD gene encoding 16S rRNA (guanine(966)-N(2))-methyltransferase RsmD, whose amino-acid sequence MRVIAGSARGICLSSVKGSSTRPIPDRIKGSLFNILADVVPGSRVLDMYAGTGAIGIEALSRGAKSCIFVENEWSAIQVIKKNLEVTRLQDKARVLNYDVFEIAPYLEKNNVEIDLVLASPPYPLIEKNSYRDKLLTLFSSLCSKHIIQSEGLIMLQHRKTDFEMAPEVFSIELFDTRIYGDTQISFFKNTMKQGHSS is encoded by the coding sequence GTGCGTGTGATTGCTGGCAGTGCAAGGGGTATCTGTCTCAGTTCGGTAAAAGGAAGTTCGACAAGACCTATACCGGATAGGATAAAAGGATCGTTATTCAATATCCTTGCGGATGTTGTTCCAGGGAGTCGTGTTCTTGATATGTATGCCGGTACCGGTGCGATTGGAATAGAGGCATTAAGTCGAGGGGCAAAATCCTGTATTTTTGTAGAAAACGAGTGGTCGGCTATTCAGGTTATTAAAAAAAATCTTGAAGTGACCAGGCTTCAAGATAAGGCGCGAGTCTTAAATTATGATGTGTTCGAAATTGCCCCATACCTGGAAAAAAACAATGTCGAAATTGATCTTGTACTTGCCAGCCCACCATATCCTCTTATCGAAAAAAATTCATATAGAGATAAACTCTTGACCTTGTTTTCGTCTTTATGCAGTAAGCATATCATACAATCAGAAGGCCTGATAATGCTGCAGCACAGAAAAACAGATTTTGAGATGGCTCCGGAGGTTTTTTCTATAGAATTATTTGATACTCGAATTTACGGTGATACACAAATCTCTTTTTTCAAGAACACCATGAAACAGGGTCATTCTTCATGA
- the ispE gene encoding 4-(cytidine 5'-diphospho)-2-C-methyl-D-erythritol kinase: MKYWEEQGKIKIAAPAKINLFLEILGKRPDGYHEIETVMQEVSLCDYIYMENHDRDIEFVCSNPKLPIGEDNLVLKAVRLFQKESGIFRGVKIYLEKRIPVGAGLGGGSSDAVATLFGLNKIWKVEYNEKKLMSLAEKLGSDTPFFVPGSTAICRGRGEVVTPYPLNVKYNYIIIYPRFEVSTATIYKNFKIVLTKNLKDVNFLLQSLSSGSPEKLGACLHNRLEEVVFRLYPDIERIKKTLAKFDFCGILLSGSGSALYGLCKGERDSKEIERQIKMLDIGDVFVVTNDFNDNAK; encoded by the coding sequence ATGAAATACTGGGAAGAACAAGGGAAAATAAAAATTGCAGCGCCTGCAAAGATTAACCTATTTCTTGAGATATTGGGTAAGCGACCGGACGGTTATCACGAAATTGAAACGGTTATGCAGGAGGTTAGTTTATGCGATTATATTTATATGGAAAACCATGACAGAGACATAGAATTTGTCTGCTCGAATCCAAAACTTCCTATTGGCGAGGATAATCTTGTTTTAAAGGCTGTCCGTCTCTTTCAGAAAGAATCCGGGATCTTTAGAGGGGTGAAAATATATTTAGAAAAAAGAATACCAGTTGGGGCGGGACTTGGCGGAGGAAGTAGCGATGCAGTGGCCACCTTGTTTGGGTTAAACAAGATATGGAAGGTTGAGTATAATGAAAAAAAATTAATGTCACTTGCTGAAAAATTAGGTTCTGATACCCCCTTTTTTGTTCCTGGAAGCACAGCGATATGCAGAGGAAGGGGAGAGGTGGTTACTCCATATCCTTTAAATGTAAAGTATAATTACATAATAATTTATCCAAGATTTGAGGTAAGTACTGCGACGATATATAAAAATTTCAAAATTGTCTTGACAAAAAATTTAAAAGATGTTAATTTTCTCCTGCAATCATTGTCGTCAGGCAGCCCGGAGAAATTAGGGGCTTGTTTACATAACCGCTTGGAAGAAGTGGTCTTTCGGCTCTATCCAGACATTGAGAGAATAAAAAAAACGTTGGCAAAGTTTGATTTTTGTGGCATACTTCTGTCGGGAAGCGGTTCGGCTTTATATGGTTTATGTAAGGGGGAAAGAGATTCGAAGGAAATTGAACGGCAAATAAAGATGCTTGATATTGGCGATGTGTTTGTGGTAACCAATGATTTCAATGACAATGCTAAGTGA
- a CDS encoding stage V sporulation protein G — MNITEVRVKLTEAKKNRLQAFCSITIDDDFVVRDLKVIEGHKGAFVAMPSRKLTDRCPKCGGKNHLMAQYCNDCGTKLNEKRASKGAGRLKLHADTAHPINSRCREQIQEKVLTAYREEVEKSQKPGYKPPKYEDMEDVDFEDLEDLESEKSDT, encoded by the coding sequence GTGAATATTACTGAAGTCAGGGTAAAGTTAACAGAAGCTAAGAAAAACAGATTACAGGCATTTTGCAGTATTACGATAGATGACGATTTTGTCGTAAGGGATCTAAAGGTTATCGAAGGACACAAAGGGGCATTCGTGGCTATGCCCAGCAGAAAACTCACAGATAGATGTCCAAAGTGTGGTGGTAAAAATCATTTAATGGCGCAGTACTGTAATGATTGTGGCACTAAATTGAATGAGAAGCGTGCATCCAAAGGTGCAGGGAGATTGAAGTTACATGCAGATACAGCCCATCCAATAAATTCACGCTGCAGAGAACAGATACAAGAAAAAGTACTCACCGCTTATAGGGAAGAAGTAGAAAAATCCCAAAAACCTGGTTATAAGCCTCCCAAGTATGAAGATATGGAAGATGTCGATTTCGAAGATCTGGAGGATTTGGAATCAGAAAAAAGCGATACCTAA
- the ilvB gene encoding biosynthetic-type acetolactate synthase large subunit — translation MIKTGSQILLDALIREGVEYIFGIPGGANLPLFDALYESPIKFILTRHEQGAGHAADGYARATGKVGVCLATSGPGATNLVTAIATAYMDSVPMVAITGQVKTFLIGNDAFQEADIIGITRPITKHSYLVKDVKDLARIVKEAFYITNTGRRGPVLIDLPVDITLEKCEEIIPTEVDLPGYKPRYEGNIRQIKIAAEEINNSGRPVVYTGGGIVASDSSKELLELAEKGNLPVTTTLMGLGGFPEDHDLSLGMLGMHGTVYANFAVTECDLLIAIGSRFDDRVTGKIDEFAPHAKIIHIDVDPASISKTIKVDIPIVGDAKNILQELNKHIHFAERKEWFDKIKSWKEKNPLLYNKSENVIKPQYVIEQICDAGKGNVIITTEVGQNQMWAAQFFTYTKPRTFLSSGGLGTMGYGFPAAIGAQLGCPDKIVVDIAGDGSIQMNIQELSTVARLNIPVKIAILNNGYLGMVRQWQELFYNKRYSGVNLNGNPDFVKLAEAYGAKGFLVEKKEQVRPTIEKAFSIKCPVIMDFRIDPTENVFPMVPAGQAIHRMIGTMA, via the coding sequence ATGATTAAAACAGGTTCACAAATTTTATTGGATGCATTAATTAGGGAAGGGGTTGAGTATATCTTTGGAATTCCAGGAGGTGCAAATCTCCCTCTCTTTGATGCATTATATGAGTCTCCCATAAAGTTCATATTGACTCGACACGAGCAAGGCGCAGGTCATGCTGCGGATGGATATGCCAGGGCTACCGGCAAGGTGGGTGTTTGCCTTGCCACATCGGGTCCCGGTGCAACAAACTTAGTCACAGCAATTGCAACGGCCTATATGGATTCTGTGCCTATGGTTGCTATAACAGGACAGGTCAAGACATTTCTCATTGGGAATGATGCCTTCCAGGAAGCTGATATTATTGGAATTACACGTCCTATAACAAAGCACAGTTACCTGGTGAAAGATGTTAAAGACCTTGCCAGAATCGTAAAAGAAGCATTTTATATAACTAACACAGGAAGGCGCGGTCCGGTGTTGATTGATCTTCCCGTAGATATTACCCTGGAAAAATGTGAGGAAATAATACCAACAGAGGTTGACCTCCCTGGATACAAGCCCAGATACGAGGGTAATATCCGCCAAATCAAGATTGCCGCTGAAGAGATTAATAACTCCGGGCGGCCTGTTGTCTACACCGGGGGTGGTATTGTTGCTTCTGATAGTTCAAAGGAGTTGCTTGAACTAGCAGAAAAGGGGAATCTCCCGGTAACCACAACGCTTATGGGTCTCGGCGGATTTCCGGAAGACCACGATTTGTCATTGGGAATGTTGGGTATGCACGGGACTGTATACGCCAATTTTGCAGTGACCGAGTGTGACCTTCTCATAGCTATCGGATCACGGTTTGACGATCGGGTTACCGGAAAGATTGATGAATTTGCCCCCCATGCGAAGATTATCCATATTGATGTCGATCCAGCATCCATCAGTAAAACCATTAAGGTAGATATCCCCATTGTTGGTGACGCAAAAAATATTTTACAAGAACTCAATAAACATATTCATTTTGCGGAGAGGAAAGAATGGTTTGATAAAATCAAATCCTGGAAGGAAAAAAATCCATTATTGTACAACAAGAGTGAGAACGTTATTAAACCACAATATGTCATTGAGCAAATATGCGATGCGGGTAAGGGGAACGTTATCATCACAACAGAAGTAGGACAAAATCAGATGTGGGCAGCCCAATTTTTCACCTATACAAAACCGCGGACATTTCTGTCTTCAGGAGGACTGGGTACGATGGGTTATGGTTTTCCTGCCGCAATCGGTGCTCAATTGGGATGTCCAGACAAAATTGTTGTGGATATTGCCGGTGATGGTAGTATCCAAATGAACATCCAGGAACTCAGTACCGTTGCACGTTTAAATATCCCTGTAAAGATAGCTATTTTGAATAATGGTTATCTGGGAATGGTACGACAGTGGCAGGAACTATTTTACAATAAACGGTATTCCGGTGTTAATTTGAATGGTAATCCTGATTTTGTCAAGTTGGCTGAGGCATACGGCGCAAAAGGATTTTTAGTGGAGAAAAAAGAACAAGTACGACCAACGATAGAAAAGGCTTTTTCTATCAAATGTCCTGTCATTATGGATTTTAGGATTGACCCAACAGAGAATGTCTTTCCGATGGTGCCAGCAGGACAAGCGATACACAGAATGATCGGAACCATGGCATAA
- a CDS encoding Uma2 family endonuclease has protein sequence MAAVTTRKKMTYADYLKIDDNNRYEILSGELCMVPAPSTDHQGVSRNLEFLIWNFVKEKRLGKVFDAPIDVVFDDDEVFQPDIVFITSENQGIIRKTAIHGIPDLIVEIVSPSSAFYDTVEKKEIYRKYGVKEYWILFPEERVIEVLTLEKGEYLEFCKSKREGIVKSKILEGLEIDSKDVFN, from the coding sequence ATGGCCGCTGTAACTACCAGGAAAAAAATGACATATGCTGATTATTTAAAGATTGATGACAATAATCGCTACGAAATTTTAAGCGGGGAATTATGTATGGTTCCAGCGCCATCAACAGACCACCAAGGTGTGTCAAGGAATTTAGAGTTTCTTATCTGGAACTTTGTAAAAGAAAAGAGGCTTGGGAAGGTTTTTGATGCCCCAATTGATGTCGTTTTCGATGATGACGAGGTATTTCAGCCGGATATCGTTTTTATTACCAGTGAAAACCAAGGTATAATACGCAAGACTGCAATCCATGGCATACCCGACCTTATTGTTGAAATAGTATCCCCGTCGTCCGCTTTTTATGATACGGTGGAAAAGAAGGAAATATATAGAAAATACGGTGTAAAAGAATATTGGATACTATTTCCTGAAGAAAGAGTTATTGAGGTCTTAACTTTAGAAAAAGGTGAATACCTGGAATTTTGCAAATCAAAAAGAGAAGGGATAGTGAAGTCTAAAATATTGGAAGGATTAGAAATAGACTCTAAGGATGTGTTTAATTGA
- a CDS encoding RnfABCDGE type electron transport complex subunit B — MGLLLGAAITLVILGMVFGIGLAIASDKFAVKVDPRIDSINEVLPGANCGACGQPGCSGFAQAVVEGKAPVTGCTVGQAAVAKLVANVMGVKFENRERVVSVVMCHARGVKDKFVYHGIKDCRAANIVGGGFLGCDYGCLGLGTCVEACKFEAMYMGEDNLPKVIEERCTGCGKCAAVCPRKIISILPESKMVHVRCKSLDKGAVAKKICQDSCIACKQCEKICPYDAIHVQNNLAVIDYNKCTSCGKCVEVCPNHTIINFARERSQIKHTLTV, encoded by the coding sequence ATGGGTTTACTTTTAGGAGCAGCAATTACGTTAGTCATTTTAGGCATGGTCTTTGGGATAGGTCTTGCCATTGCCTCAGATAAATTTGCCGTGAAGGTCGATCCCCGCATTGACAGCATTAATGAAGTGCTTCCTGGTGCAAATTGTGGGGCATGTGGCCAACCCGGTTGCAGTGGTTTTGCCCAGGCAGTAGTGGAAGGCAAGGCGCCTGTAACAGGTTGTACGGTAGGACAAGCCGCGGTGGCAAAGCTTGTTGCAAACGTTATGGGGGTCAAATTTGAAAATAGAGAACGTGTTGTTTCCGTTGTAATGTGCCATGCGAGGGGAGTTAAGGATAAATTTGTTTATCATGGGATTAAAGATTGCCGTGCTGCAAATATTGTTGGCGGGGGTTTTTTAGGTTGTGATTACGGCTGTTTGGGTTTGGGTACCTGCGTAGAGGCCTGTAAATTTGAGGCGATGTATATGGGGGAAGATAATCTTCCCAAGGTAATTGAGGAGCGGTGTACAGGCTGTGGAAAATGTGCAGCTGTTTGTCCCAGAAAGATTATCAGTATATTGCCAGAATCCAAAATGGTGCACGTGCGATGCAAATCCCTTGATAAAGGCGCAGTAGCGAAAAAGATTTGTCAGGATTCTTGTATAGCTTGTAAACAGTGCGAGAAGATATGTCCATACGATGCCATCCACGTGCAAAACAATCTTGCCGTAATTGATTATAACAAATGTACCTCCTGTGGAAAATGTGTTGAGGTTTGCCCCAACCATACAATAATCAATTTTGCCAGAGAGCGCAGTCAGATCAAGCATACCTTGACCGTATAA
- a CDS encoding 16S rRNA (uracil(1498)-N(3))-methyltransferase encodes MHQDRFYLPYAPSTREIWLNGDEAHHILHVKRAKLGTKITLFDGKGFEYLAHVTEILSDKLKIFIEECKSVDREPGIDITIAFSIPKGKLVTFLIQKCAELGVKNLIPLHCKRSVIDIRDKSAEKIERWNKITTEASKQCKRNFVTNVENIMSLDDLIKNIRNYDLSLIACTEPHTKTLKRLLSEHPSGKKIICLIGPEGGFTPSEIETAEKAGCIPVSMGLSTLRIETAAIAVSSMLLYAYSD; translated from the coding sequence ATGCATCAAGACCGTTTTTACCTACCATATGCACCCTCAACTCGTGAAATTTGGTTGAATGGTGACGAAGCTCATCATATCCTGCATGTAAAACGAGCAAAACTGGGGACAAAAATTACCCTTTTTGATGGGAAAGGGTTTGAATACCTTGCACATGTTACTGAAATTTTAAGTGACAAATTAAAGATATTCATTGAGGAGTGCAAATCTGTCGATAGAGAACCCGGTATTGATATTACTATTGCCTTTTCTATCCCCAAAGGGAAACTCGTGACCTTTCTCATTCAAAAATGTGCAGAGTTAGGCGTAAAGAACCTGATCCCCCTCCACTGCAAACGAAGTGTCATAGATATCCGAGACAAATCCGCTGAAAAGATTGAAAGATGGAATAAAATCACAACTGAGGCGTCCAAACAGTGTAAACGAAACTTTGTCACTAATGTAGAAAATATCATGTCTTTGGACGATTTAATAAAAAACATTCGCAATTACGACCTTTCACTCATTGCATGCACCGAACCCCATACGAAGACATTAAAACGTCTATTAAGTGAACACCCATCAGGTAAAAAGATTATTTGTCTCATAGGGCCGGAAGGTGGTTTTACCCCAAGTGAAATTGAAACAGCAGAGAAAGCAGGCTGCATACCCGTCAGCATGGGTCTTTCGACATTGCGGATCGAAACAGCTGCCATTGCTGTCTCTTCCATGCTTCTTTATGCATATTCTGATTAG